The genomic region ATTATGATCAAGGAATAATTTCAAATATTCATATAAATTCCAAGGACTGTTACTCAGGTAAAATATAGGATTTTTTGATTCTCCTGTTATCCCCTCATGCATTTTTTGATACAGACCTGGAGCACCTTTGAACGGAATTCTTTCATAAGCATTGGTAAGCAACGAATTCTTCAGCAATCGTAATTTCAAAAATGAGGTAACGCCAGTTTGCAGGATAGTATCATCTATATCGCTTATCACCCCATATTCAGCATCTACCGGCGGCACTAGGAATTCACCCTCGGCTGGATGATTTATTAATTCGGTTTTAGCAGAAAGTTCTTCTTTATAATAAACCTGGTAATTTAACCAGCCTTCCTTGTCTGCATGTTCAGAAAGGTTTTCTTCTATGGTCTTATCAAAAAGAAAGTAACCCTCGTCGTTAGTGATACCGTTAAGATCTACTTTATCTTTTACGATCAATTGCATTTTCGCATCAGGAATCTCAAAACTGTCAAATTGTTTCCAGGTGTTCTTTATCGTTTTCCAGATAGACTGATCTTTTACAATATGCAGAGGTTCATTGTCCAGAACCCGACCTTTTACATATAAATGAGAATAAGTACCATAACTTCTATATGGCAGCACGTAAACCTGATCCAGATTCTTGTATCTGCCTAAAAATTTCTTGAAACGTTTTTGCATTAAGGTTGGTGGTTTCTTCCAATTTAGGTTTTATTCTGAAAACCCTTAATTTCAGGGCGAAGATTTATAAAACATTTAATATCTAGAGCTCATTCAGCCTATTCAGGGCAGCTTCCATATCAATTCCATCACCAAGTATCCTCTCAAAAATATCTCCCTTCTGCTCTAACCTTTCCGGCATGTTTCTAAGATTAAAATCTGTGATCTTCAAGCCTGATTTTAACTCCTCCCATTCGATGGGTGCAGAAACAGGAGCACCTTTCCTGGGTCTCACACAATAAGGAGCAGCTAAAGTCTGCCCACGTCTGTTCTGTAGATAATCAAGATAAATTTTACCCTTCCGGTTGTTCACCGCGCGTTCCATGCTGGTAAGCTTTTTTGTTCTTTCCTGAATAAAGTAGCAGATAAGTTTAGTGAAATCCCGAGCTTCTTCATAAGTATACTTGGCGTCAAGAGGTATATAGATATGAAGTCCTGTAGAACCTGAAGTTTTACAACAAGAATCAATTGCAGCGGAATCAAGTATTTCCCGGGCAATTAAAGCTACGTCTATCACTTCATCAAATGAATTCTTATCTGAAGGGTCCAGGTCTATGACCGCATAATCAGGATTTTCCAGATTGCCAATTCTAGAATTCCAGGGATTAATCTCTATACAACCTAAATTTGCCATATACAAAAGGCTGGCCTCATTCTGGCATAGAAGATATTCGATATTCTTATCTGAGGATTTTGAGTAGATCCTGGTTGTTTTAATCCACTTTTCCAGAAGTCCTTCATTATCCTTCTGGTAGAATCCCTGGCGTTTAATGCCATTAGGATGTCGATGCAGATTCTCGGGTCTGTCTTTAAGATAAGGTAGAATATATTCTGAAATCTTTAGATAGTAATCTATCAGATCATACTTGCGTAAACCTGAATCTGGCCAGTATATTTTATCGAGGTTAGTAAAATTTACCAGATTACCATTGATTTCCAAGGCATTGGAAGATCTTTTATCGGGCAGATTTTTCTCCGTTTTGTTCTGCTCTACTGTAATTTCCGTCGCTATCTTATCTTCCCTAAGACCTTTATAAACAGGATGACGCATTCTGCCTGCCTTAGTCCATTCAGAAAAAATGATCTCACAGATCAACTCAGGTAATATCCAGTTCGCTTTTCTTCCTTTTAAATTCGGATCTTTAGAGAATGGACTTTTCACCGTTTTAAGCTCCTTCATTTTTTTATGAAGTTCTTTCTGCTGACTATTAGAAAAGCCAGTACCACAATTTCCAACATAGGTAAGCTTGCCATCCTTTTCTGCACCGAGAATTAAGGATCCAAAAATGGAGCCTTCAGAATCTGTATATCCACAGATTAGAGCTTCCATACTTTCATGCGCCTTTACTTTCAACCATTTTTCAGACCGGGAACCTGGGTTATACGTAGAATCTGCTTTTTTCGCAATTACACCTTCCATTCCAGCTTCAACAGCCTTGTTATAGAAAGCTGTTCCCATTCCTTCTATGTGATCGCAATATTCTGTGATCACAGTATCTTCAAGAACTTCAGGAATCAGACTTTTTCTTTCCAAAAGCGGAAGTTCCAGCATACTATGACCATTAAGGTAGAGCATATCGAACACATAGAATTTAAGACTACCTTTAGTTGAAGAATCATAATTTTGAAGTTCCTGGAACAATGGCAACCCCTTTTTATCCAATACTACAACCTCCCCATCCAGGATCACATCGTGAGGAATTAATTCCAGATCTTTCACCAGATTGGGGAATTTGGAATTATAAGAGATACCGTTTCTGGAACGAATTGAAACCTCAGAGTTTTCAATATTGGCGATCATCCTGTACCCGTCCCATTTCAACTCAAAGATCCAACCGGGATCATTAAAGATCTTTTTTTTTATGGTTGCAAGCATAGGTTTTACGGTAGCTCGGGGATTTAATTCCCTAACCCTGGCTTCTGTATTAGATTTCGTAGAACCTTTGTAAAATTCTGCATCATAGTTAAGATCTGTAGAATAGGAATCTTTTTTCTTTATGAGTAACCACTGATTTTCTTCCTTTCCCCTTTTTGTATGAACTAAGGCAAATTCTCCTTTTAATTTTGTTCCGGAGAAAATAACTTTGATATTTCCCTCTTCATGCTGTTTCATCAATTCCTTATCCACAGCAGTTTTGTAGGTACCCTCATCCCAGATCTTCATTTCACCGGCGCCGTAATTTCCCTTAGGAATAGTCCCTTGAAAACTTAAATATTTAATAGGGTGATCCTCGGTTTGTATTGCCAACCGTTTATCTGTAGGATTCATGGACGGCCCTTTGGGTACCGCCCAGCTTTTTAAAACACCGTCCATCTCCAGGCGAAGATCATAATGCAGTCTGCTCGCTTTGTGCCTTTGAATAACGAATCGACCCTTATTTTCGTTATTGATTTCGCCAGAAGGTTCAGGAGTATCCTCAAAATTTCTTTTCTTGATGTAATCTTCGAGTCCCATTATCAGGAAGCTTTACCTTTTTTCTTTTTCTCCAGGCTGGCCTTCAGTTGAGACATAAGATCTTTTGCTGGGGTAGGTTTACTTTCAAACTCCTCCACCTTAGCTTTTTTACCGGTTGCTTTGGAATTAATGATCTTCATTAATTGATCATTATAAATGTCCTTGTACTTCTTAAAATCGAAGTCGGTCGTGTATTGATCAATAAGGGAAACAGCCATATCCACTTCTTTCTTTGTAACCTTTGTTTTAGATAATTTGAGATCGCCTGGATCTCTGATCTCATCCGCAAATCTTATCACATGTAAGACCAGGGCATTTTTATAAACTCCAACAAGACTTAAGTGCTCCTTTTGCCGCATAACAAATGTGGCTACACCAAGTTTTTCAGTTTTTTTTAGAGCATCACGTAAGAGATTATAAGATTTCTTTCCATCCTTTTGAGGTTCCAGGAAATAAGGCTTTTTAAAAAGAACATCGGCAACTGCCTCCTCATCAATAAATTCTTCTATATCGATGGTTTTACTCTTCTTCATATTGGCCTTTTCAAAATCCTCTTTCTCCAGGACTACATAACCATCTTCCTGTTTAAAGCCTTTTACAATATCTTTCCATTCTACTTCCTTACCGGTATCTTCATTAACTCTTTTATACCTTATTCGGCCGGTATCGCGCCTGTCTAACATATCCAGGTCGAGTTTTCTGTCTTCAGAACCTGAGTAAAGTTTTACTGGTATAGAAACCAGTCCGAAACTTATTGAGCCATTCCAGATCGATCTCATCCTAATGGTTTCTAAGGGCCTTGATAAGTTGCTCTTTGGTCATTTCGCTTCTCCCTTCGATCCCGATTTCCTTAGCCTTTTCATATAATTCTTCCTTGGTTCTATTTTCATATTTCTTAGAACTCCCTCCTTTTTCTCCGGAATTTGAATCATTGGCAATTCTGGCTGCCTTTTCCTTACTCATACCTTTATCCCGTAATTCTTCGTATTGCTCGTCATTCTTGATCTGTGGTCCGTGATCTTTTGCCATGATGCTAATATTTATTGGTTACCTACTAAAATTACGATTTCGGTTATGATCCTAAAAAGTGAGAAATGTGATTAACTAGAGTTTAACGCAGAATTTTAACACCCTTAAACATTTTTTAAGAAAATGTGAAAATTAGAGCTCTTCAAAATCCACATATTTCTTGAGGTCGGAAAAATTAAAGTCTACCAGCAATTTTCAAAAATGTAAAATTTAGTTAATAAGGTTAAATCACTAGCGAAAAAACACCTCGAAAACTACATTTACTAAGTAACTAAATTCTGGAAAAATATAAGAAAAAATCAATTCGTTGGAGGAAGAGCTATGCACAGATTGGAGAAGAAAAAGACAATTGAGTTACTGGAAAAGCAACGGGTATTCAATAAAAAAAGCACTTATTTATATAAGATCGCAGCAGATAAAGAAAAGCGCCTGGTGCTTAGGAACTTTTATTACCAATTGTATAAACAAAAATTGAATTTTCTAGATGAGATCGAGGATAAGATCGAACAAATCAAAAGAGAAATTTCACCTACCAAAGATCCTCAAATGCTTTCTTTTTATAAAAGAAAGAAGTGTGAATTATCTAAGCATTTTTTAAAATATAAAATGTTTCAGAGATACGCCGATATACATGAGCGAGAATCCAAGAGTCTACAAAAGTATACCAAATACCTGTCTAAGACCAGCCATGCTTGTGTAAGAGAAATATTTTTAAAGCATCGGTACCAGGTCAAGGAAAACCTGAAAAAAATGAATAACATGACTCTTACCAAATTTCCTATCGCATAAAAAAACCTCTGCTTTCAAGGCAGAGGTTTTAATTATTTCAACAATAGAGAATTATTTAATTTCTTTCACTTTACTTCTTACTTCAGCTTCTGTGCCTTCAAATTCAAAGGTTTCTGTAAGTTCTTCACCCTTCACAGTTCTTGTCACCACAACATAAGCTGTCACGTAGTCGTCTTCAGACTTCTTCTCCATTTTCACTTCTTTGGAAATCAAATTTGAATCTGTCCCTTCAGAAACCATCACTGTTTCATCCAGGTTAGGAATATCTCCTTCAGTATGACCTCCCAGAATTGGAGCGATCACAAGACCAATAAGACAGGTAAGTTTTATTAGAATATTCATTGATGGCCCTGAAGTATCTTTAAAAGGATCTCCAACGGTATCACCGGTAACCGCGGCTTTATGCGCATCAGATCCTTTATAGGTCATCTCACCGTTGATCATTACACCTGCCTCAAAAGATTTTTTGGCATTGTCCCAGGCACCACCAGCATTATTCTGAAAAATCGCCCATAGGACACCGCTAACGGTCACTCCAGCCATATATCCACCAAGCATTTCAGCAATTAGCATATTCTCGTAACCGAACAACATTGGTAGAAAAGCGATCAAAATTGGGAACCCAATAGTGATAACTCCAGGTAATAACATTTCCTTCAGCGCGGCTTCCGTAGAAATAGCCACACATTTATCGTATTCCGGTTTACCGGTTCCTTCCATAATTCCTGGAATTTCCTTGAATTGTCGTCTTACCTCACGCACCATTTGCATGGCTGCTTTCCCTACCGAGCTCATGGCAAGAGCAGAAAAAACTACCGGCACCATTCCTCCCACAAATAGCATGGCAAGTACAGGCGCTTTGAAAATATTGATCCCATCTATCCCGGTAAAGGTCACATAAGCTGCGAATAAAGCCAGCGAGGTAAGCGCAGCCGAAGCGATAGCGAAACCTTTTCCGGTTGCCGCGGTTGTATTACCTACAGAATCCAGAATATCTGTACGCTCTCTTACAATTGGGTCTTGCTCGCTCATTTCTGCGATTCCTCCAGCGTTATCTGCAATAGGACCAAAAGCATCGATCGCCAATTGCATTGCAGTAGTTGCCATCATAGCCGAAGCCGCCAAAGCAACTCCATAAAATCCTGCAAAGGCATAAGATGCCCAGATCGCAATGGCAAATAATAAAATTGAATAAAATGTTGAGATCATCCCGGTAGAAAGCCCGGCGATTATATTGGTTGCAGCCCCTGTGCTGGAGTTCTGTACAATGCTCATGACGGGTTTTTTACCAAGCCCAGTATAATATTCAGTCACTGCAGAAATTACTCCTCCTACGATAATACCAACAAGAGAAGCGTAAAATACGTTTAATGAACTTATAGTTTTCATTTCGAAACCTTCCTGTCCACCAACAAAGAATCCCATAGTCATGGAATTAGCGGGTAACATCCAGGTCACTAAAAAGTAACTTGCGATAGCCACTAGGATAATGGAAACCCAGTTCCCAATATTCAAAGCTTTCTGAACCTCAGCTTCCTTAGCGTCATTAGATTTAATCCTTACCAATAAGGTTCCTATAATAGAAATTATGATCCCGGCACCGGCAATAGCCATTGGTAAAAGGATAGGCCCAATACCTCCAAAACCTTCTGAAGTTATATCTCCACCCATGTCTTTGATGATATAATTTCCAAGAACCATGGCGGCAAGAACGGTCGCTACGTAACTACCGAAAAGGTCGGCTCCCATCCCAGCTACATCACCAACGTTATCTCCCACGTTATCTGCGATTGTTGCAGGGTTTCTTGGATCGTCTTCCGGGATACCAGCTTCAACTTTTCCAACTAGATCGGCTCCTACATCTGCCGCTTTTGTATAGATCCCTCCGCCTACCCGGGCAAATAATGCTATAGATTCAGCACCTAAGGAGAATCCCGCAAGAGTTTCAAGAACAATGGTCATTTGTTCTGTATTGGTCCATTCTCCTCCCATGAAATAATTAAAGAATAGAATAAAAAATCCGGTTAGACCTAAAACAGCCAGACCAGCAACTCCAAGTCCCATAACGGTTCCTCCTCCAAAAGACACATTTAAGGCTTTTGGCAAACTGGTTTTAGCAGCCTGTGTGGTTCTAACATTGGTCTGGGTAGCAATCTTCATCCCCATATTTCCTGCAAGGGCCGAGAAAAAGGCTCCAAAAATAAATGCTACGATTATTAAATAGTGGGTAGTGGGGACAAAATAAGCGATGGCAGCCAATGCGATACTAGCGCCTATCACGAAAAGAGTCAATAATTTATATTCTGCTTTTAAAAAGGCGAGAGCACCTTCATAGATATGAG from Gramella sp. MT6 harbors:
- a CDS encoding phosphatase domain-containing protein, producing MQKRFKKFLGRYKNLDQVYVLPYRSYGTYSHLYVKGRVLDNEPLHIVKDQSIWKTIKNTWKQFDSFEIPDAKMQLIVKDKVDLNGITNDEGYFLFDKTIEENLSEHADKEGWLNYQVYYKEELSAKTELINHPAEGEFLVPPVDAEYGVISDIDDTILQTGVTSFLKLRLLKNSLLTNAYERIPFKGAPGLYQKMHEGITGESKNPIFYLSNSPWNLYEYLKLFLDHNGFPKGPILLRDFVTPFDRSLKPEKPHKQKEITNILNTYPDMKFILIGDSGEHDASIYTDIAAQYSDRILAIYLRSVKHKKRMDRVRSLIDNFDTVPVLLAENSSEALKHARENNFIK
- the ligD gene encoding DNA ligase D; the encoded protein is MGLEDYIKKRNFEDTPEPSGEINNENKGRFVIQRHKASRLHYDLRLEMDGVLKSWAVPKGPSMNPTDKRLAIQTEDHPIKYLSFQGTIPKGNYGAGEMKIWDEGTYKTAVDKELMKQHEEGNIKVIFSGTKLKGEFALVHTKRGKEENQWLLIKKKDSYSTDLNYDAEFYKGSTKSNTEARVRELNPRATVKPMLATIKKKIFNDPGWIFELKWDGYRMIANIENSEVSIRSRNGISYNSKFPNLVKDLELIPHDVILDGEVVVLDKKGLPLFQELQNYDSSTKGSLKFYVFDMLYLNGHSMLELPLLERKSLIPEVLEDTVITEYCDHIEGMGTAFYNKAVEAGMEGVIAKKADSTYNPGSRSEKWLKVKAHESMEALICGYTDSEGSIFGSLILGAEKDGKLTYVGNCGTGFSNSQQKELHKKMKELKTVKSPFSKDPNLKGRKANWILPELICEIIFSEWTKAGRMRHPVYKGLREDKIATEITVEQNKTEKNLPDKRSSNALEINGNLVNFTNLDKIYWPDSGLRKYDLIDYYLKISEYILPYLKDRPENLHRHPNGIKRQGFYQKDNEGLLEKWIKTTRIYSKSSDKNIEYLLCQNEASLLYMANLGCIEINPWNSRIGNLENPDYAVIDLDPSDKNSFDEVIDVALIAREILDSAAIDSCCKTSGSTGLHIYIPLDAKYTYEEARDFTKLICYFIQERTKKLTSMERAVNNRKGKIYLDYLQNRRGQTLAAPYCVRPRKGAPVSAPIEWEELKSGLKITDFNLRNMPERLEQKGDIFERILGDGIDMEAALNRLNEL
- a CDS encoding Ku protein; its protein translation is MRSIWNGSISFGLVSIPVKLYSGSEDRKLDLDMLDRRDTGRIRYKRVNEDTGKEVEWKDIVKGFKQEDGYVVLEKEDFEKANMKKSKTIDIEEFIDEEAVADVLFKKPYFLEPQKDGKKSYNLLRDALKKTEKLGVATFVMRQKEHLSLVGVYKNALVLHVIRFADEIRDPGDLKLSKTKVTKKEVDMAVSLIDQYTTDFDFKKYKDIYNDQLMKIINSKATGKKAKVEEFESKPTPAKDLMSQLKASLEKKKKGKAS
- a CDS encoding Rho termination factor N-terminal domain-containing protein, translated to MAKDHGPQIKNDEQYEELRDKGMSKEKAARIANDSNSGEKGGSSKKYENRTKEELYEKAKEIGIEGRSEMTKEQLIKALRNH
- a CDS encoding sodium-translocating pyrophosphatase, which codes for MEAIMIYMPAVLAIIGLIYMWVKRSWVMKQDAGDGKMKEISSHIYEGALAFLKAEYKLLTLFVIGASIALAAIAYFVPTTHYLIIVAFIFGAFFSALAGNMGMKIATQTNVRTTQAAKTSLPKALNVSFGGGTVMGLGVAGLAVLGLTGFFILFFNYFMGGEWTNTEQMTIVLETLAGFSLGAESIALFARVGGGIYTKAADVGADLVGKVEAGIPEDDPRNPATIADNVGDNVGDVAGMGADLFGSYVATVLAAMVLGNYIIKDMGGDITSEGFGGIGPILLPMAIAGAGIIISIIGTLLVRIKSNDAKEAEVQKALNIGNWVSIILVAIASYFLVTWMLPANSMTMGFFVGGQEGFEMKTISSLNVFYASLVGIIVGGVISAVTEYYTGLGKKPVMSIVQNSSTGAATNIIAGLSTGMISTFYSILLFAIAIWASYAFAGFYGVALAASAMMATTAMQLAIDAFGPIADNAGGIAEMSEQDPIVRERTDILDSVGNTTAATGKGFAIASAALTSLALFAAYVTFTGIDGINIFKAPVLAMLFVGGMVPVVFSALAMSSVGKAAMQMVREVRRQFKEIPGIMEGTGKPEYDKCVAISTEAALKEMLLPGVITIGFPILIAFLPMLFGYENMLIAEMLGGYMAGVTVSGVLWAIFQNNAGGAWDNAKKSFEAGVMINGEMTYKGSDAHKAAVTGDTVGDPFKDTSGPSMNILIKLTCLIGLVIAPILGGHTEGDIPNLDETVMVSEGTDSNLISKEVKMEKKSEDDYVTAYVVVTRTVKGEELTETFEFEGTEAEVRSKVKEIK